Proteins from a genomic interval of Onthophagus taurus isolate NC unplaced genomic scaffold, IU_Otau_3.0 ScKx7SY_13, whole genome shotgun sequence:
- the LOC111421255 gene encoding uncharacterized protein, which yields MVKDVSKTAKLVNNPAAFMFSDIRYLLNGVQVDSVRNVGITSCMKGYFSYKRNDMVKLENAGWNIEIDESIKGRKGVLTGTSNALDVNGKFGISVPLNTLLGFAEDFKKVIMNIRQELVLIRNNDDIDVIIQPDIAKDEKVKIVIDRVVWRVPHVSVGLREQLMLTKLAGKNVNIPMPFRSWEIHEYQSLPKTTKQSWSVKTAPQLETPRFIIIGFQTNRKSRVTESMAKFDNISSSNLTVFLNGERYPYDNMNVDFESNHFAILYDMYARFQQFYYYQQSEPLLSPSQYSINAPLIGIDCSHQPEALHRSGVEIKIEFSTKKEIPDNTTAYCLILHDKAFQYSPLTKIVKQLL from the coding sequence ATGGTAAAAGACGTTAGTAAAACGGCAAAGTTGGTTAATAACCCAGCAGCTTTTATGTTCAGCGATATCAGATATCTTTTAAACGGTGTTCAAGTCGATTCTGTCAGAAATGTTGGGATTACATCATGCATGAAAGgttatttttcatataaaagaaatgataTGGTAAAACTAGAAAATGCTGGGTGGAATATTGAAATAGACGAATCAATCAAAGGTAGAAAAGGTGTTTTAACAGGAACGTCTAATGCTTTAGATGTTAATGGAAAGTTCGGTATTAGCGTACCCCTCAATACATTATTAGGTTTCGCAGAGGATTTTAAGAAAGTTATAATGAACATTCGACAAGAACTGGTACTAATTCGTAATAATGATGATATTGATGTGATCATTCAACCAGATATCGCTAAGGATGAAAAGGTTAAGATTGTGATAGATAGAGTAGTTTGGAGGGTACCACATGTATCAGTTGGACTTCGAGAGCAATTGATGTTAACAAAATTAGCtggtaaaaatgttaatatacCTATGCCATTTAGAAGTTGGGAAATTCATGAATATCAATCTTTACCGAAAACTACAAAACAATCTTGGTCCGTTAAGACGGCACCACAGCTGGAAACCCCTCGTTTTATAATAATCGGTTTTCAAACGAATAGAAAAAGTCGGGTAACAGAATCTATGGctaaatttgataatatatCATCAAGTAAtttgactgtatttttaaatggTGAACGTTATCCATACGATAATATGAATGTTGATTTTGAAAGTAATCATTTTGCTATCTTGTATGATATGTATGCTagatttcaacaattttattattatcaacaaAGTGAACCATTATTATCACCATCTCAATATTCTATCAACGCTCCATTAATTGGAATAGATTGTAGTCATCAACCTGAAGCTCTGCATAGAAGTggagttgaaataaaaattgaattttccaCGAAAAAGGAGATTCCCGATAATACAACGGCTTACTGTTTGATATTGCATGATAAGGCATTCCAGTACTCAcccttaacaaaaattgtgaagcaattattgtaa